One segment of Tamlana crocina DNA contains the following:
- a CDS encoding TonB-dependent receptor — protein sequence MKSYFSFFILFVVSFYGVAQNGNIKGVVVDNDGLQVPFSNILIESLNKGTYSDVDGNFLLLDVPEGNQTLTVKYLGYEDALAEVLVEAGKTATVKVSIASKALELDGVVINGFNSGQARALNTQKNKTNITNIVSTDQIGKFPDANIGDAVKRIPGITMQVDQGEARNIIVRGLAPQLNSVTLNGSRIPSAEGDNRNVQMDLIPSDMIQTIEVNKAVTPDMDADALGGSVNLITRTSPQGFRFSATGGSGVNFITDKRILNGSFLLGDRSENGKLGWMVSASFNDNDFGSDNFEAEWTDEFEYNAFNDEDNLEEVDVNPYANVFEIREYLVQRIRRSFSANLDYKLNKNNNIYFKSIYNWRDDRENRFRLEHEILDGEDIEPGDFSVDGSGNLTGFPVEAKRQSKGGIDNSRNKNRRLEDQRMFNFSLGGEHLANDLQIDWMASVSKASEERLNERYLEYESEYGVNFNNNLEDPLFTPQDANDALFSDFELGELTEENQYTEERDINLFVNFQLPLNLFGNEDGLLKFGAKSRFKNKNRDNDFTEYSPLTNALDMLGDVPTRNYSDADFLAGNQYAVGHFATPEFIGSLNLNDAALFEGENLPEEYLTANFDADENVYAAYAMTNQKLSSQLSMLVGVRVEHTQINSLGNELIFDVDGDYAGTTELKDENSYTNVLPGLHLKYNLKNDHTVLRFAWTNTLARPNYVDLVPYQETNNEDEEIYLGNSELDPTTSMNFDVMAEHYFKSVGIVSGGLFYKNIQDFVYTSQSEDNNGYEVYQPLNGEGATVFGAEVSLQRKLDFLPGFAKNFSVMLNYTYLTSSADGIKNEDGDERADLDLPGTAPNMFNGSLAYATKKMSFRLSANYSDSYIDEIGGSAFEDRYYDEQFFLDFNANVSINKNLSLYLGVNNITDQPLRYFQGVKARTMQKEFYGQRLTFGLKYDVFKN from the coding sequence TCTTTTTTTATCCTATTTGTAGTGTCCTTTTATGGGGTGGCACAAAATGGAAACATTAAAGGCGTTGTAGTCGATAACGACGGACTGCAAGTGCCTTTCAGTAATATTTTAATTGAATCCTTAAACAAAGGAACGTACTCTGATGTTGACGGTAACTTTTTGTTGCTCGACGTGCCAGAAGGAAATCAAACCTTAACCGTAAAGTACTTAGGTTACGAAGATGCTCTCGCCGAGGTTTTAGTTGAAGCAGGAAAAACGGCAACGGTAAAAGTTAGCATCGCTTCAAAAGCGTTAGAGTTGGATGGCGTGGTAATTAATGGTTTTAATAGCGGTCAAGCCAGAGCATTGAACACCCAAAAGAATAAAACCAATATCACCAATATTGTATCGACCGACCAGATTGGAAAATTCCCCGATGCCAATATCGGTGATGCCGTTAAGCGTATTCCGGGTATCACGATGCAGGTGGATCAAGGTGAAGCACGAAACATTATCGTGCGTGGTTTGGCGCCACAGTTAAACTCCGTGACTTTAAACGGAAGCCGTATTCCTTCTGCCGAGGGCGATAACAGAAATGTACAAATGGATTTGATTCCGTCTGACATGATCCAGACTATTGAAGTGAACAAAGCCGTTACGCCCGATATGGACGCCGATGCTTTGGGTGGCTCCGTAAATTTAATTACCAGAACCTCGCCACAAGGGTTCCGTTTTTCGGCTACAGGCGGTTCGGGAGTGAACTTTATCACAGATAAACGAATCCTTAACGGGTCGTTTTTATTGGGCGACCGAAGTGAAAACGGAAAATTGGGCTGGATGGTTTCGGCCTCTTTCAACGATAATGATTTTGGAAGCGACAACTTTGAGGCCGAATGGACCGATGAGTTTGAATATAATGCCTTCAATGACGAAGATAATTTAGAAGAAGTAGATGTAAACCCGTATGCCAACGTATTCGAAATTCGTGAATATTTGGTACAACGAATCCGCAGAAGTTTTTCGGCCAATCTCGATTATAAGTTGAACAAAAACAACAATATTTATTTTAAATCGATTTATAACTGGCGCGACGACCGCGAAAACAGATTCCGTTTAGAACACGAAATTTTAGATGGTGAAGATATTGAGCCAGGAGACTTTTCGGTGGATGGAAGCGGTAACTTAACCGGGTTTCCCGTGGAAGCCAAAAGGCAATCTAAAGGCGGAATCGATAATAGTCGAAATAAAAACAGACGCTTGGAAGACCAACGCATGTTCAACTTCAGTTTAGGCGGTGAGCATTTGGCCAACGATTTACAGATAGATTGGATGGCTTCGGTTTCAAAAGCTTCCGAAGAGCGATTGAATGAGCGTTATTTAGAATACGAAAGCGAATACGGTGTTAACTTCAACAATAATTTAGAAGATCCGTTATTTACACCTCAAGATGCCAACGATGCCCTTTTTAGTGATTTTGAACTTGGTGAATTAACCGAGGAAAACCAATATACCGAAGAGCGCGACATCAACTTGTTTGTAAACTTTCAGTTGCCACTTAATTTGTTCGGAAATGAAGATGGATTATTGAAATTTGGAGCGAAATCCAGATTCAAAAACAAGAATAGAGACAACGATTTTACAGAGTATAGTCCGTTAACCAACGCGTTGGATATGTTGGGGGATGTGCCAACACGTAACTATTCTGATGCCGATTTCTTAGCAGGCAACCAATATGCAGTGGGGCATTTTGCTACTCCAGAATTTATTGGTAGCCTTAACCTAAATGATGCAGCTCTATTTGAGGGCGAAAATCTTCCGGAGGAATATTTAACGGCCAATTTTGATGCCGATGAAAACGTTTATGCAGCCTATGCCATGACCAATCAAAAACTATCTAGTCAATTAAGTATGTTGGTTGGTGTTAGGGTTGAGCATACCCAAATAAACAGTTTGGGTAACGAACTTATTTTTGATGTTGATGGCGATTACGCAGGAACAACTGAACTTAAAGACGAAAACTCATATACCAATGTATTGCCAGGGTTGCATTTAAAGTACAATTTAAAGAATGACCATACGGTATTGCGTTTTGCGTGGACAAACACTTTGGCGCGTCCTAATTATGTGGATTTGGTGCCATACCAAGAAACCAATAACGAAGACGAGGAAATCTATTTAGGAAACTCTGAATTAGACCCAACAACTTCAATGAATTTTGATGTGATGGCCGAGCATTATTTTAAATCGGTGGGTATTGTTTCTGGTGGACTTTTTTACAAGAATATTCAAGATTTTGTTTACACCAGTCAATCTGAAGATAATAACGGCTACGAAGTGTATCAGCCATTAAATGGTGAGGGTGCTACCGTTTTTGGGGCAGAAGTGTCTTTGCAACGCAAACTGGATTTCTTGCCCGGTTTTGCGAAAAACTTTAGTGTTATGCTCAATTATACTTACCTAACGTCGAGTGCTGATGGCATTAAAAACGAAGATGGCGACGAGCGTGCCGATTTAGATTTACCGGGTACGGCGCCAAATATGTTCAACGGTTCGTTGGCCTATGCTACCAAGAAAATGAGCTTCCGTTTATCGGCTAATTATTCAGATTCATATATTGATGAAATTGGTGGTAGCGCTTTTGAAGATAGATATTACGACGAGCAGTTCTTTTTGGATTTCAATGCCAACGTGTCCATCAACAAAAATTTAAGTCTGTATTTGGGTGTTAATAACATTACCGACCAGCCTTTGCGTTATTTCCAAGGGGTAAAAGCCAGAACCATGCAAAAGGAATTTTACGGACAACGATTGACTTTCGGATTAAAATACGATGTGTTTAAAAATTAA
- a CDS encoding phytase, with the protein MNKLKAIIVLVITLVVVGCGSKLPEIIPTIITEQTPHDTDDPAIWVNAENPSESIVFGTDKNTDGGVYAFDLNGKIIESKSIKNIKRPNNVDVEYGFKLTDSTETDIIAFSERERQQFRVFSVPDMQPLDNGGFKVFEGETELEHNLPMGIALYKSSKTGSIYVIVGRKAGPKMGYLHQYELVSDSLGLHANLVRKFGAFSGKKEIEAIAIDNENGIVYFSDEGHCIRKYYAEPSMGDEEIDCFGGEHFKEDIEGIAIAKYADKGFLIVSNQQAHSFNIFDLETNTFIKELNLGTVETDGCEVTTASLGNQFPDGLFVSMNNDRNFYFHDLVLLKLVE; encoded by the coding sequence ATGAATAAATTAAAAGCAATTATAGTTTTGGTAATTACGTTGGTGGTGGTAGGCTGTGGCAGTAAGTTGCCGGAAATAATCCCCACCATAATTACCGAACAAACTCCACACGATACCGACGACCCCGCTATTTGGGTGAATGCTGAAAATCCTTCGGAAAGTATCGTTTTCGGAACCGATAAAAATACCGATGGTGGGGTGTATGCCTTCGATTTAAATGGAAAAATAATTGAAAGCAAAAGCATTAAAAATATAAAGCGTCCCAATAATGTGGATGTGGAATACGGTTTTAAATTGACCGATTCTACGGAAACCGATATCATTGCCTTTAGCGAAAGGGAGCGTCAGCAATTCCGTGTGTTCTCCGTGCCAGATATGCAACCGTTGGACAACGGTGGGTTTAAGGTTTTTGAAGGAGAAACCGAATTGGAGCACAATTTACCCATGGGTATTGCGTTGTACAAATCGTCAAAAACAGGTAGCATTTATGTTATTGTGGGTAGGAAGGCAGGCCCAAAAATGGGCTACTTGCACCAATATGAATTGGTTTCCGATAGTTTGGGTTTGCATGCCAATTTGGTTCGTAAGTTTGGCGCATTCAGTGGGAAAAAAGAAATTGAAGCCATAGCAATCGATAATGAAAATGGGATTGTGTATTTTTCAGATGAAGGCCATTGCATCCGAAAATACTATGCAGAACCTTCAATGGGTGATGAAGAGATAGATTGTTTTGGTGGCGAGCATTTTAAAGAAGATATTGAAGGTATTGCTATTGCAAAATATGCCGATAAAGGCTTTTTGATTGTTTCGAATCAGCAAGCACACAGTTTCAATATTTTCGACTTAGAAACCAATACATTTATAAAAGAATTGAATTTAGGAACCGTTGAAACCGATGGTTGTGAGGTGACTACAGCGTCGTTGGGTAATCAATTTCCCGATGGGTTGTTCGTGTCGATGAACAACGACCGCAATTTTTATTTCCATGATTTGGTGTTGCTAAAACTAGTGGAGTAA
- a CDS encoding DinB family protein — MGSKYFNILNKQLTQIEAHIPHYQLTVKKVSKSNIGWHLSHVLMVINGVCGILAKTKPENYKRDFNIKRTIIFPLGYMPRGMGKAPKVVVPTKAITAEDLEEQLNFARKQVKATKELPEKAYFIHHIFGMLNKKQTLHFLTIHTNHHLKIVRDILKRENSLRNTERV, encoded by the coding sequence ATGGGCAGCAAATATTTCAATATTCTCAACAAACAATTGACACAAATAGAAGCCCACATACCCCATTATCAACTTACCGTTAAAAAAGTTTCGAAGAGTAATATTGGGTGGCATTTATCACATGTTTTAATGGTGATTAATGGCGTTTGCGGCATATTGGCCAAAACCAAACCCGAAAACTATAAACGTGATTTCAACATAAAGCGAACCATTATATTTCCATTAGGCTATATGCCACGCGGCATGGGCAAAGCACCAAAAGTAGTCGTGCCAACAAAAGCTATTACGGCAGAAGATTTAGAGGAACAACTGAATTTTGCCAGAAAACAAGTTAAAGCCACAAAGGAACTTCCCGAAAAAGCCTATTTTATTCACCACATTTTTGGCATGCTTAACAAAAAACAAACACTTCATTTTTTGACCATACACACCAATCACCATTTGAAGATTGTACGAGATATTTTGAAAAGAGAAAACTCTCTCCGAAATACGGAAAGGGTTTAA
- a CDS encoding very short patch repair endonuclease, with amino-acid sequence MSYEDNKIKVPRFNEASGFYTTKKRSKIMGKIRGKNTKPELLFRRALWARGVRFRVDNKTLPGKPDVSIKKYRLAIFIDGEFWHGYNWDERQQTIKSNRAFWIPKIERNIQRDKEVNQQLADMDYTVFRFWSREIKQNLNQCINDVMVYISTGYNF; translated from the coding sequence ATGTCCTACGAAGATAATAAAATAAAAGTCCCACGCTTTAACGAAGCTTCCGGTTTTTACACCACCAAAAAGCGCTCAAAAATCATGGGCAAAATACGGGGCAAAAACACCAAACCCGAATTACTTTTTCGGCGTGCACTTTGGGCACGTGGCGTTCGGTTTCGTGTGGACAACAAAACACTACCGGGCAAACCCGATGTATCCATAAAAAAATACCGATTGGCCATTTTTATTGACGGAGAATTTTGGCACGGCTACAATTGGGACGAACGCCAACAGACCATAAAAAGCAACCGTGCATTTTGGATACCGAAAATTGAACGCAATATTCAGCGCGATAAAGAAGTGAACCAACAACTAGCCGATATGGATTATACCGTTTTTAGATTTTGGAGTCGAGAGATAAAACAGAACCTCAACCAATGCATCAACGATGTTATGGTTTATATATCTACGGGGTATAATTTTTAG
- a CDS encoding helix-turn-helix transcriptional regulator: MTSFGDFIKKERELREWTQTDFGAKVGVNSSAVSRIENGTQAFSKSKLELLAKLFNIEKQKIVDLYFADKFAREANQYKCSESIFSAAEETSNYLKLKKAKQGEFKF, from the coding sequence ATGACAAGTTTTGGTGATTTCATAAAAAAAGAGAGAGAATTGAGAGAATGGACACAAACCGATTTTGGGGCAAAAGTTGGAGTTAATTCCAGTGCAGTGAGTAGAATTGAAAATGGAACGCAGGCATTCAGTAAGAGTAAATTGGAGTTGTTGGCAAAACTCTTTAATATAGAAAAACAAAAAATTGTCGATTTATATTTTGCTGACAAGTTTGCTAGAGAAGCAAATCAGTATAAATGTTCAGAATCAATTTTTTCAGCTGCGGAAGAAACATCAAACTATTTAAAACTTAAAAAGGCTAAACAAGGTGAATTCAAATTTTAA
- a CDS encoding DNA cytosine methyltransferase: MEVKEPQLRIYSPDKFNTQTLETNKKNDVISLFSGCGGMDLGFHQAGFNIKWANDIEQRACETYAKNIGNHIVCGDITQLDYSQIPDADLILGGFPCQDFSMIWKRGGITTDRGNLYQNFVEIVSQKQPLMFVAENVKGILTANKKKAIKQIIKDFSETGDYGYNTTAHLINFADYGVAQLRERVLIIGVRKDLDTFFDIPSPVRDSDNYLSSKEALKGVKKVKHNNEHQNIQPKTIEKLKLIPPGGNFTDIPKDSPHYVKGMISHVYRRLHPDKPSTTIIAAGGGGTWGYHYDEPRPLTNRERARLFGYPDDFVFEGTITEVRKQIGNSVPPSGILPFAKQIKVFLESIKANVH, from the coding sequence ATGGAAGTAAAAGAACCTCAATTGCGAATTTATTCGCCAGATAAATTTAATACTCAAACCCTAGAAACAAATAAAAAAAATGATGTCATATCTCTTTTTTCAGGTTGTGGCGGAATGGATTTAGGTTTTCATCAAGCAGGTTTTAATATAAAATGGGCAAATGATATTGAGCAAAGAGCTTGCGAAACTTACGCAAAGAATATAGGAAATCATATTGTTTGTGGAGATATTACTCAATTAGACTATTCTCAGATTCCAGATGCAGATTTAATTCTTGGAGGATTTCCCTGTCAAGATTTTTCTATGATTTGGAAAAGAGGTGGAATAACAACTGATCGTGGTAATCTTTATCAAAATTTTGTAGAAATTGTTTCCCAAAAGCAACCTTTAATGTTTGTTGCTGAAAATGTAAAAGGAATTTTAACCGCGAATAAGAAAAAAGCAATCAAGCAAATAATCAAAGATTTTTCAGAAACTGGAGATTACGGTTACAATACGACTGCACATTTAATAAATTTTGCAGATTATGGTGTTGCTCAACTTCGCGAGAGAGTTTTAATTATTGGTGTTAGGAAAGATTTAGACACATTTTTTGATATTCCTTCACCTGTAAGGGATTCTGATAACTACTTGTCATCAAAAGAGGCTCTAAAAGGTGTTAAAAAAGTGAAACACAATAATGAACATCAAAATATACAACCTAAAACAATTGAAAAGTTAAAACTCATTCCACCAGGTGGAAATTTCACAGATATACCAAAAGATTCACCTCATTATGTGAAAGGTATGATTTCACACGTTTATCGTAGACTTCATCCTGACAAGCCATCGACAACAATAATTGCTGCTGGCGGTGGTGGCACTTGGGGTTATCATTATGACGAACCGAGACCTTTGACTAATCGTGAAAGGGCAAGACTTTTTGGTTATCCTGATGATTTTGTATTTGAAGGAACAATTACAGAAGTACGAAAACAAATAGGCAACTCTGTTCCACCTTCAGGAATTTTACCATTCGCAAAACAGATTAAAGTTTTTTTAGAAAGCATCAAAGCCAATGTACACTAA
- a CDS encoding restriction endonuclease PLD domain-containing protein, whose protein sequence is MYTNIQKYGGDFRNVLDKEFTTSKNVTVASGYASLDVINAFEKPFVDIAKKGGTSRLLLGMAFYEGLSQKKLDAVTKLHSTLKTFGNNSGVFVTNGRRYHGKVYQFDKDDVSNLYVGSSNFSASGTKGNIECTVPILNENQKVDLVAFLNDLYSPSYSISIDKAEITVPGKKKIVLNKVQRIWASLKTYDTTKVSVEGLPKFVFPLDRVAEKEKSNLNVYFGKGRWSRSTGKIKPRPWYEIELIASNDLNSQQFYPKGDFLAYTDDGLIIPMRTQGDYCKNIRSKGSLQIFGIWLKGKLEQNGVLKKYEPVTLETLEEYGNDKLTFYKFEEGKYYMEF, encoded by the coding sequence ATGTACACTAATATTCAAAAATATGGTGGTGATTTTCGTAATGTTCTAGACAAAGAGTTTACCACTTCAAAAAATGTAACAGTTGCATCAGGTTATGCTTCTTTGGATGTAATAAATGCTTTTGAAAAACCATTTGTTGATATTGCTAAAAAAGGTGGTACTTCTCGATTGCTATTAGGTATGGCATTTTATGAAGGCTTGAGCCAAAAAAAGCTTGATGCAGTGACTAAGTTGCACAGTACATTAAAAACATTTGGGAACAACTCAGGTGTTTTCGTAACAAATGGCAGAAGGTATCACGGAAAAGTTTATCAATTTGACAAAGATGACGTCTCAAACCTCTATGTCGGTTCATCAAATTTTTCGGCTAGTGGAACAAAGGGGAATATTGAATGTACAGTACCTATTTTAAATGAAAATCAAAAAGTAGATTTAGTAGCTTTTCTAAATGACCTCTATTCGCCTTCATATTCTATTTCTATCGATAAAGCGGAAATAACTGTTCCTGGGAAAAAGAAAATTGTACTGAATAAAGTTCAAAGAATCTGGGCTAGTCTAAAAACATATGATACAACAAAAGTCTCTGTCGAAGGACTACCCAAATTTGTATTCCCATTAGATAGAGTGGCTGAAAAAGAAAAGTCAAATTTAAATGTTTATTTCGGAAAAGGAAGATGGAGCCGTTCAACTGGAAAGATAAAGCCAAGACCTTGGTATGAAATAGAATTAATTGCTAGTAATGACCTGAATTCTCAACAGTTTTATCCAAAAGGTGATTTTTTAGCTTACACAGATGATGGGCTTATAATACCAATGAGAACACAAGGAGATTATTGTAAAAATATTCGTTCAAAAGGAAGTTTACAAATATTCGGAATTTGGCTAAAAGGAAAATTAGAACAAAATGGAGTGTTGAAAAAATACGAACCTGTGACTTTGGAAACACTTGAAGAATATGGAAATGATAAGTTGACTTTTTACAAATTTGAAGAAGGGAAGTACTATATGGAATTTTAA
- the ahcY gene encoding adenosylhomocysteinase — protein MSTKTVPFVANKVKDLSLADWGRKEIELAEAEMPGLMSLREEYKNEQPLKGARIAGCLHMTIQTAVLIETLQALGAEVTWSSCNIFSTQDQAAAAIAAAGTAVYAWKDMTEEEFDWCIEQTLFFGEDRKPLNMILDDGGDLTNMVLDKYPELVPGIKGLSEETTTGVHRLYERMQKGTLPMPAINVNDSVTKSKFDNKYGCRESAVDAIRRATDVMLAGKRVVVCGYGDVGKGTAASFRGAGSIVTVTEIDPICALQAAMDGYEVKKLETVIGKADIVITTTGNKDIVRGEHFEAMKDKTIVCNIGHFDNEIDMAWLNKNYGNTKNVIKPQVDKYTLNGKDVIILAQGRLVNLGCATGHPSFVMSNSFTNQTLAQIELWNHSDKYENKVYMLPKHLDEKVAKLHLEKIGVELTELKQDQAEYIGVKVEGPYKPEYYRY, from the coding sequence ATGAGTACAAAAACAGTTCCTTTCGTAGCCAATAAAGTAAAAGACCTATCGCTTGCCGATTGGGGAAGAAAAGAAATTGAGTTGGCCGAGGCCGAAATGCCAGGCTTGATGAGCCTTCGCGAGGAGTATAAAAACGAACAGCCTTTGAAAGGTGCTCGTATTGCGGGATGTTTGCACATGACCATCCAAACCGCAGTGTTAATTGAAACCCTTCAAGCTTTGGGTGCTGAGGTGACTTGGAGTTCTTGCAATATTTTCTCTACGCAAGACCAAGCTGCTGCTGCTATTGCTGCTGCCGGAACTGCCGTTTATGCATGGAAAGATATGACCGAAGAGGAATTCGATTGGTGTATCGAGCAAACCTTATTCTTTGGTGAGGACCGAAAGCCATTAAACATGATTTTGGATGATGGTGGCGATTTAACCAACATGGTTTTAGACAAATACCCAGAATTGGTGCCGGGCATAAAAGGATTAAGCGAAGAAACCACTACCGGTGTTCACCGTTTGTACGAACGTATGCAAAAAGGCACCTTGCCTATGCCGGCCATTAACGTAAACGATTCGGTTACTAAATCGAAATTCGATAACAAATACGGTTGCCGTGAGAGTGCTGTTGATGCCATCCGTCGTGCTACCGATGTGATGTTGGCTGGAAAACGCGTTGTAGTTTGTGGCTATGGCGATGTGGGTAAAGGAACTGCCGCTTCGTTTAGAGGTGCCGGAAGTATTGTAACGGTAACTGAAATCGACCCGATTTGTGCATTGCAAGCTGCCATGGACGGTTACGAAGTTAAAAAACTGGAAACCGTAATTGGAAAAGCCGATATTGTAATCACTACCACAGGAAACAAAGATATTGTTCGTGGTGAGCATTTTGAAGCCATGAAAGACAAAACCATAGTTTGTAACATTGGGCATTTCGATAATGAAATCGATATGGCATGGTTGAACAAAAACTACGGAAACACCAAAAATGTTATCAAGCCACAGGTTGATAAATATACCCTTAACGGAAAAGATGTTATTATTTTGGCACAAGGTCGTTTAGTGAATTTAGGTTGCGCAACAGGCCACCCAAGTTTTGTAATGAGTAACTCGTTTACCAACCAAACCTTGGCACAAATCGAGCTTTGGAACCACAGCGACAAATACGAAAACAAAGTATATATGCTGCCAAAACACCTCGATGAAAAAGTAGCCAAATTGCACTTAGAAAAAATTGGTGTGGAGTTAACCGAGTTAAAGCAAGACCAAGCTGAATATATCGGTGTAAAAGTAGAAGGCCCTTATAAGCCTGAGTATTACAGATACTAA
- a CDS encoding 4'-phosphopantetheinyl transferase superfamily protein, translating into MPLYKTIRPNSQTTVKIWKITEGFDDLMASVNLKSESLQRVMGMKSELHQRGFLSVRRLLQEFGYADVDLFYDENGKPHLRDGKQISITHSFHFSAVIISDSVIGIDIEKQRDKIQIIAHKFIDYESDYLDKTADDYIQKLTMIWCVKESLYKLFATPGLSFKQHCLVIPISDGENETVAWIDYEGKKCRYNIEFLEFEGFTCAYAIA; encoded by the coding sequence ATGCCACTTTACAAAACCATTAGGCCAAACTCACAAACTACTGTTAAAATCTGGAAAATAACAGAGGGGTTTGATGATTTGATGGCGTCTGTGAATTTAAAGTCCGAAAGTTTACAGCGGGTTATGGGCATGAAAAGTGAACTGCACCAACGTGGTTTTTTAAGTGTACGCCGATTGTTACAGGAGTTTGGTTATGCTGATGTTGATTTGTTTTACGACGAAAATGGCAAACCGCATTTAAGAGACGGCAAGCAAATTTCGATAACGCATTCATTCCATTTTTCGGCAGTAATAATCAGTGATTCCGTTATTGGAATTGATATTGAAAAACAGCGCGATAAAATACAAATCATCGCCCATAAATTTATTGACTACGAAAGTGATTATTTGGATAAAACGGCTGACGATTATATTCAAAAACTAACCATGATTTGGTGCGTAAAAGAGTCGTTGTACAAACTGTTTGCCACACCGGGGCTGAGTTTTAAGCAACATTGTTTGGTGATTCCTATATCGGATGGTGAAAACGAAACTGTAGCTTGGATTGATTATGAAGGTAAAAAATGCCGATATAATATTGAATTTTTAGAGTTTGAAGGCTTTACTTGCGCCTATGCTATTGCCTAA
- a CDS encoding geranylgeranylglyceryl/heptaprenylglyceryl phosphate synthase, with the protein MKNNLYKSICEASEKGKKLLAVLIDPDKFELSNAKNFIEKVNQSVATHIFIGGSSVAEHVTDFLVAEIKTHTELPVVLFPGDVTQITDKADALLFLSLISGRNPEYLIGKHVESVSKLRKTQLEIIPTGYILVQNGKETAVQRITGTEPMPRNNTQFIVDTAVAGQLLGMKLIYLEAGSGALHPVTAEIIQSVKRELNIPLIVGGGIRKKNQLDVAYKAGADLVVIGTAFEEDTSFFDAIKNH; encoded by the coding sequence ATGAAAAATAATCTTTACAAAAGTATCTGCGAAGCATCCGAAAAAGGGAAAAAACTCTTAGCAGTTTTAATAGACCCCGATAAATTTGAACTTTCCAACGCCAAAAACTTTATCGAAAAGGTAAACCAATCGGTCGCTACCCACATTTTTATTGGCGGAAGTTCCGTTGCAGAACATGTTACTGATTTTTTGGTGGCCGAAATAAAAACACACACCGAGTTGCCCGTGGTGCTTTTTCCGGGCGATGTTACCCAAATTACCGACAAGGCCGATGCACTGTTGTTTTTAAGTTTGATTTCAGGAAGAAATCCGGAGTACCTTATCGGGAAGCATGTGGAGTCGGTTTCAAAACTTAGAAAGACTCAATTGGAAATTATCCCAACGGGCTATATCTTAGTTCAAAACGGAAAGGAAACCGCTGTACAGCGTATCACCGGAACAGAACCCATGCCAAGAAATAATACCCAATTTATTGTCGATACCGCTGTGGCCGGTCAGCTTTTGGGGATGAAATTAATTTATTTGGAAGCCGGTAGCGGTGCGCTTCACCCCGTGACTGCTGAAATTATTCAATCCGTTAAGCGTGAGTTGAATATCCCCTTGATTGTTGGTGGGGGTATTCGCAAAAAAAACCAATTGGATGTTGCCTACAAAGCAGGAGCCGACTTGGTAGTGATTGGTACAGCTTTTGAAGAAGACACATCTTTTTTTGACGCCATAAAGAACCATTAA